Within Ignavibacteriota bacterium, the genomic segment GACACCGTGTCGGCAATGGCCAGTGTTGCGGATTTGAGAGAGCCGTCGGGCCAGGTCTCGAAGCTTCCTGTACAGACGAGGCCTTGCAGCACGCGCTGGTCGCCCGCGTTCCCATGCCGTACCTGCGCGTATTCGCGCACTCGTTCGGAGCGGCTGCCGGCAAGCAGCAGGAGGGCGAACACCACGGCGGCGGCTCCGCCAAGAGCGCCGAAGACGATGGACCGAAGACGGGCGGGTACCGGCGTGTCGTCGTTCCCGCGGCCGAGAAAGAGGCAGGCCGCGGCGAGCAGCAGGGGAGTGACAACAAAGAGCCACAGGGGGGCGGTGTTGTGTTCGAAGCGATACAGGTCGAACGCGGCGATCATCAGCGCGGCAAGTGCGGAAAGGACAATGGCGGCCGCGAGTGGAAAGCGTCGCGCGAGCAGGGCGCCCCCGGCGATGAGCGCGGCGAGTCCGATTCCGACAATTCCGGGTGCCGAGAAGCCCGCGTCGAGCAGGATGAACATGCCCAGAAAAAATCCCACGGCACCGATGATGAGCGCGCCCGCCTTGCGATAGTCCTCCGCGAGTACCAGTCCCGTCACGGCGCGCGCGGCGAGCCCGATGGCAATCAGTTCGTACAATTCCTCAGGCGGCTGGTCGAGCGCGATGCGCCACAACGTGAATCCCGCTGCAGCGAGAATGGTGACGATGAAGGCGATGTCGCCCGAACGCGAGTGGATCATGGCCTCGCGCTCGTCGGCGAAACGCGGAGCCCAGCCGAACTCGCGCAGCGCGGGACGCAGCAGATAGGCCAGAACAAAGAGAATGAGGCCGGCCTCGCTGCCCAGTGCGGTGAGCACGAGTCCGGCGGCGGCGATGGCGGTGGCGGTGAAGAAGATGGCGTCTCGTTTCATATGCGCGGTGGAGAAGGTGGAAGGTACAGTGTGGGGATCGTGCGGGCGTCGACAGTTCTGCCGGTGCCGCTCATCGCGTGAGATCTTTGTCTTCGAGAGAGAAAAGTTCCTCGACGGTGACGCCGAGTTTCGCGGCCAGCAGCAGGGCCAGTTTCACCGACAAATTGTAATCACCACGCTCGA encodes:
- a CDS encoding helix-turn-helix transcriptional regulator; the encoded protein is MKTNLRKYRFERGDLSQQQLADMVGVSRQTIIAIERGDYNLSVKLALLLAAKLGVTVEELFSLEDKDLTR